From one Agrobacterium fabrum str. C58 genomic stretch:
- a CDS encoding glutamate-1-semialdehyde 2,1-aminomutase, producing the protein MQTFVENFENSDRLRQRARNIIPGGAHTYAKGDDQYPVLSPGFIERGYGCHVWDVDGNEYIEYGMGNRAVGLGHAYADVVEAARAELYRGCNFTRPSKIEVDCASTFLDTVQTAEMVKFCKNGSDATSAAIRLARAVTGRDLIARCSDHPFFSTDDWFIGTTEMNAGIPEAIQNLVLGFSYNDLASARSLFDRFKGRIAAFILEPSRGDPPRDQFLHKLQKLCHENGALFILDEMITGFRWDAGGAQKTYDIVPDLSCFGKALGNGFSISALAGKREFMERGGIDQTDAPRVFLLSTTHGAETHAMAAAIATMKVYTHEPVVPHLVRQGNSLRAAISQIAIAHGLDSYFGIQGHSACLSYFTLDQTGKPSQAFRSLFLQETIRRGLLAPSLVVSYTHEDEDIAKTLDAIDGALVVYRKALEYGVDKFLTGRPSDVVFRRFNGNAQHQAGHGLVMADMPGLSESIRKP; encoded by the coding sequence ATGCAAACTTTCGTCGAAAATTTCGAAAACTCGGATCGACTGCGCCAGCGCGCCCGCAACATCATACCGGGCGGCGCGCATACCTATGCAAAGGGTGACGACCAGTACCCTGTCCTGTCTCCCGGATTCATTGAAAGGGGATATGGCTGCCATGTCTGGGATGTCGATGGAAATGAATATATCGAATACGGCATGGGTAATCGGGCTGTCGGCCTTGGCCATGCCTATGCCGACGTCGTAGAGGCGGCGCGTGCGGAACTATACCGTGGCTGCAACTTCACGCGCCCTTCAAAGATCGAGGTGGATTGCGCATCGACCTTTCTCGATACGGTCCAGACCGCCGAAATGGTCAAATTCTGCAAGAACGGTTCCGATGCGACATCCGCCGCGATACGACTTGCACGCGCCGTTACCGGCCGCGACCTGATCGCGCGCTGCAGCGACCACCCGTTTTTCTCGACCGACGACTGGTTCATCGGGACAACGGAAATGAATGCGGGCATTCCCGAGGCGATCCAGAATCTGGTCCTTGGCTTCAGCTACAATGATCTGGCAAGTGCGCGCAGTCTGTTTGACCGCTTTAAGGGTCGCATAGCCGCCTTCATCCTGGAGCCGTCGCGCGGTGATCCGCCTCGGGACCAGTTTCTTCACAAACTCCAGAAGCTTTGCCACGAAAACGGCGCGCTTTTCATTCTCGACGAAATGATCACCGGCTTCCGATGGGATGCGGGGGGCGCGCAGAAGACATATGACATCGTCCCCGATCTATCCTGTTTCGGCAAGGCGCTGGGGAATGGCTTTTCTATTTCCGCACTTGCCGGCAAGCGCGAGTTCATGGAACGGGGCGGTATCGATCAAACCGATGCCCCCCGCGTCTTCCTGCTTTCGACGACGCATGGTGCAGAAACGCATGCGATGGCGGCGGCCATCGCAACCATGAAAGTTTACACGCATGAACCCGTGGTCCCACATCTGGTCCGACAGGGAAATTCGCTGCGCGCCGCCATCAGCCAGATCGCAATTGCGCACGGGCTCGATTCCTACTTCGGCATCCAGGGCCATTCTGCCTGCCTCAGCTACTTCACGCTAGACCAGACCGGAAAGCCGTCTCAGGCCTTTCGATCGCTGTTTCTGCAGGAAACCATCCGTCGCGGCCTTCTCGCACCGTCTCTCGTTGTAAGCTACACGCATGAGGACGAGGATATAGCCAAAACGCTTGACGCCATCGATGGAGCGCTCGTCGTCTACCGTAAAGCGCTGGAATACGGCGTCGACAAATTCCTGACGGGACGCCCATCCGATGTCGTCTTCCGGCGTTTCAACGGCAACGCGCAGCATCAGGCCGGCCATGGGCTGGTCATGGCCGACATGCCCGGATTATCGGAAAGCATCCGAAAGCCTTAA